From one Fibrobacter sp. genomic stretch:
- a CDS encoding co-chaperone GroES family protein has translation MMDSLKNVVVIGDRILIKPLEASNRTGSGLYLPPSVKDHDAVHTGLVMRVGPGYPIPVARDPDSIFTGENNEQVNYVPLQVREGDEALYLQASGTEIEINGEKYVIVGQNAILLVLRNEIPDSIDAI, from the coding sequence ATGATGGATTCCCTTAAGAATGTAGTAGTAATTGGCGACCGTATTTTGATAAAGCCTCTGGAGGCGTCGAACCGCACGGGCAGCGGGCTGTACCTGCCCCCGAGCGTTAAAGACCACGATGCGGTGCATACGGGCCTCGTGATGCGCGTGGGTCCCGGATATCCCATCCCGGTGGCGCGCGACCCGGATTCCATCTTTACGGGCGAAAACAACGAGCAGGTGAATTACGTGCCCCTCCAGGTGCGCGAAGGCGACGAGGCGCTCTACCTGCAGGCGAGCGGCACCGAAATAGAAATCAATGGCGAAAAGTACGTGATTGTCGGGCAGAACGCCATTCTGCTCGTACTCCGTAACGAGATTCCCGACAGCATCGACGCTATCTAG